The sequence below is a genomic window from Massilia oculi.
GAATCGACGGTCGACGACAGCAAGCCGCGCGTCGTGAACGCAGTCACCCTGGAGCTGACCCCGGACCAGGTGGAAAAACTCGACCTGGCGCGGTCGATCGGCGAACTGTCGCTGGTGCTGCGCAACCAGGTCGACCCGCAGCCGGCGGCCACCAACGGCGCCACCCGCGAGTCGGTGCTGGGCCTGCCCGAGCGCAGCCAGGCGCCTGCGGTAGCCCACGAACCTGTCCATGATCCGGCGCCCCGTGCTGCTGCTCCGGTGCGCCAGAGCGCCGCGCCACGCAACGACGGTGTGCTCGTCATCCGCGGCCTGGACGCCGCTTCGCAAAGCTTTTAATCGAGATCTGCCATGAACCAATCGTTCAACAAGACCCTGCTGGCTTCGAGCCTGACCCTGGCGCTGGCCATGCAGGCCGGCCTGGCATCCGCCGCTGACTGCATCGACCTGCGCAGCGACGCCGCTCCGCGCCTGGAACTGGTGCGCGGCAAGTCGGTCATCAAACGCTTCTGCACGCCGGCCAGCCAGGTCACGGTGGGCGACCCGAAGGTCGCCAACGTGGTGGTCCCGAACTCCGGTGAAGTGGTGATCGTGGCGCGCAGCGTCGGCACGACGAACCTGATCGTGTCCGGCCGCGACAAGCGGTCGACCGTGATCGACATCGCCGTCGGCCTCGATACCTTGGCCCTGCGCAGCCAGTTCGACACGCTGTTCCCGCAAGAGAAGGATGTGCGCATCGGCAGCAGCGGCAATGCCCTGATCCTGTCGGGCATGGTGAGCGACGCCGCCGTCGCCAGCCAGCTGGTGGAGCTGGCGACCGCCTTCCAGGCCGCCGCTGCGCCGTCCGGCACCGACGCAGGCGCCGGCGTTGGTGCTGCCGCAGGCAGCCCGTCGCCGTCCGGCGTCGGCGCTCCCCCGGCGGCGGCAGGCGGCGCATCGACCGCGTCCACCGGCGCCAAGGTGCTCAATATGCTGTCGATCGCCGCCCCGCAGCAGGTCATGCTCGAAGTGAAGATCGCCGAGGTGTCGAAGTCGCTGGTCGACCAGCTGGGCGCCAAGGCCGGCTACACCAAGACCAATGGCAGCTGGACCTACGGCGTGGTTTCGAGCCTGCTGAGCGGCGGCGCCGGTTCGATCGGCGGCGTCGGCACCGGCATCAAGGAACTGACGATCGACGGCGAGAAGCGCGACGGCCTGGTCAAGATCCTGGCCGAGCCGAACGTGATGGCCGTCAGCGGCCAGGAAGCGAGCTTCCTCGCCGGCGGCAAGATCTTCATCCCGGTCGCCCAGTCGTCCGGCGGCGGCACGCCGACCATCACGCTCGAAGAGAAGGAATATGGTGTCGCCGTGAAGTTCACGCCGACCGTCCTGGCCGGTGGCCGCATCAACCTGCGCGTAGCGCCGGAAGTATCGGAACTGAACCGCGAAGGCATCGGCATCTCGGCGGGCGGCAGCGGCAACGCGAGCGCGATCCTGCCGTCGTTCACCACCCGCCGCGCGTCGACCACGGTGCAGCTGCTGGACGGCCAGAGCTTCGCCATCGGTGGCCTGATCCGCAATAACGTGACCAGCAATATCAAGCGCTTCCCCTTCCTGGGCGAAGTCCCGGTGCTGGGCACGCTGTTTCGCAGCAGCGACTTCCAGAACGACCGCACCGAGCTGGTGTTCATCGTGACGCCGCGCCTGGCCAAGCCGATGGAAGCCGTGCCGGCGCTGCCGACCGACCACTACGTGCAGCCGAGCCGCACCGAGTTCCTGCTCGGCGGCCAGCATGAAGGCAAGCGCGCGACTGCCACTTCGAAGGAATGACCATGAAAACCATCCTGTGCGCCAGCCTGCTGGCTTCCCTGGGC
It includes:
- a CDS encoding type II and III secretion system protein family protein; the protein is MNQSFNKTLLASSLTLALAMQAGLASAADCIDLRSDAAPRLELVRGKSVIKRFCTPASQVTVGDPKVANVVVPNSGEVVIVARSVGTTNLIVSGRDKRSTVIDIAVGLDTLALRSQFDTLFPQEKDVRIGSSGNALILSGMVSDAAVASQLVELATAFQAAAAPSGTDAGAGVGAAAGSPSPSGVGAPPAAAGGASTASTGAKVLNMLSIAAPQQVMLEVKIAEVSKSLVDQLGAKAGYTKTNGSWTYGVVSSLLSGGAGSIGGVGTGIKELTIDGEKRDGLVKILAEPNVMAVSGQEASFLAGGKIFIPVAQSSGGGTPTITLEEKEYGVAVKFTPTVLAGGRINLRVAPEVSELNREGIGISAGGSGNASAILPSFTTRRASTTVQLLDGQSFAIGGLIRNNVTSNIKRFPFLGEVPVLGTLFRSSDFQNDRTELVFIVTPRLAKPMEAVPALPTDHYVQPSRTEFLLGGQHEGKRATATSKE